The genome window CTTGGTCTTAAGACCATAAACAAACTAAACATCTAAGGCAGTGCGTACCAAATGAGCCACTCAATTATAACCTTGAAATTGATTCTGGGCACACCGGGGATTATTGATCCTCACAATATTTGTCACAGAGCCGAGTCAGAAGTCAACAGGACTCTAAACAAACATGTTGCTATCTTCATAACAGACTGCACCTATTAAAAATATACCATAATCCTTTACAACtgattatagattttttttttttttctttttgccttgatgcAATGGTTGGGTGATATAGacgagtggttctcaaacttttttcaccgagtGCCACGTCAGAAAGAGATtatctctccaagtaccacaataatgaacAATATTAAAAGACGGTAGCGTTGTAGTTCTGGGTATTCATTTAAAAACAAGGTATAGGTTTTAGttaacaagtatgtttaatatttttggctgCTGAaacctgtgtttgaatataggaacatACAACTCTTACATACAATACTtcaatcaagtgatttttttggcgtaccacACAGTTTGAAGATCACATATAGACAGTATGCAAAATAAATTATACACATGTggccgacgatagagcttttaattaTTACTACCGTTACATCCTTGTAATGCATTTTTGATAACACATTCTGGCTATGTCCCGCAAACTTGACAGTGACAAGCGAACAAACACTTAttcaacgcaatgtagcattctcgctagcggctaaagttcctccacagtgcaaaagccacttctaagtcagcaacCCTCACCTCCATGGCAAAAAATAAACTGTGTCTCTTACAAGTACAATTATCACTGAAGGAAATAAATAGCTCAAcctgctacactacacaccataggaggatatgctaatTGCTAAGCTAGAGTTCTTGAATGTAAAAGGTGGGTGAATCGATAAAAATAtggacagtaagtacagtatcaatAAATGGTCGATACTACATGGTTAGTATTTTTTATTATCCAAAAATTGTTTGTCGTTTTTGTTTACATACTAAGGGCAAAaacttttgtctgattataatcgtgatcaaaaatgtaatcattcaatgatctagAAAAGTTAATGtctgtatcagcattggtatgactgatactgcccctgtaactacttggtattagatcGATATcgaaatttgtagtatcgcccaaaacaaATATAAGGAAATAGCCAAACAATACAAGAATTAGTGCTTGCTATATTTTAACGGAGGTGTAGATAACAAAAGAACAAAAAGAAacccaataataacaataaattagCAAGaagattaataacagttttgaaaaaaataatacaaccagAAATGACGCAACGTGTtacactaccatgaattgattaacttggaccccgacttaaacaagttgaaaaacttattcaggtgttaccatttagaggttaattgtacggaatatgtactgtactgtgcaatctactaataaaagtttcaatcaatcaatcaaaaccgcaTACGCCAAACTCTGAGTCTTGGCaacctgttttaaaatggttttattataatttaaataacatttaatatatcgTGATATACACTGTTATCggaagaggctgcaatatatacagTGATACAGATTTTAGGCCTCGCCTTCCCTTCCTTATACGTCCAGCAAGTCTACTCATCCTGGGGATCAGGATTTTTTTAGTTCGAACATGATGATCGCGCTGCTGGGACTCATCTTCAGTAAGTTTCTGGGACTTGGTCAAATGAAGTTATCACTGCTAAACAAGGAGAGGTGGATGCCAGACTGCTGTCACATCCCATCACAGCTCTGGCAAAACGCAAAGCAGGTGCCAGGGAGGCAGGCACCTCGGATCAGGCAAAAACCATCCACCAGCACTCTAAGAGGCTTTCTGAGAGCCCACTGCAGGTGCCAGTCATAATGGGATTTTGTAAACCTTCAAATTTGACCAGTCTGTTCACTGCTTGGATAAGAACATATCACATCAATCTACTCATACTTACAATAATTTACCAATATCTTACATTGAATATCATGGAATTTAATCAATGAACGATACAAATGATTTTTCTCAACCCTTGTTTCCTGAtgatttgcaaaaatatataaaacagcTTAAAACGTAAGCACAATATTTTGAATAACAATTAAaatatcttaatttaaataaatataataaaacgtTGTGAGCGTGAATACCTAGCTTGTAGATTTGGTGTAAATTTAAGGAAAATATAGTTTCCCTTTATGACTTGGGTTGTTGGGGACTTTGCCTTGATATGGCTTCAAATgccacatatacatactgtaataatgttATCAGGGAGCTGGGTTAATTAAACTAATTAACGCAAATTACCAACTTGTAGCCATACAATAAAATTGTTACGCTATTAATTAAACTCCTGAATTTGTGTGGCATTAGAAGAATGTGAAAGAACAAACAGCTGTCCGTATAACATTTTGACAACTATTGCAAAATGTAAACTAGTATTGGTTGCCCTGAGCAACGTGTATTATGAAACAAAAAACTCCCAATTTGAAAGAAAAATATAAGCAAAACGCAGCAAAGCAAAGTTTTGCTTATATCCTTTTTAAAAAGGATTACATGCACGGAGTCTACATTTGATGGTAAATTACTTGCAAACCACTTGATCCTTGATGCCTACCAAGGCGGTAGGTTCCAAAACTTCAGGCACTGCATTTAGGGGACATGTACACTTCAAAGGTACGAAACTCATACCTGCGGAATGATTTAAGAGTTGGCTTGAAAGCAATGTACCCTTCATTAAAAAGCAGAGCCAAAAGTCCTTTAAAACTGCAGCACTTCAAAACTAAGGGGAGGGCTTTCCATTAACTCAATGGAAAAGGGCTGCAGGACTGAATGGTGGCTGTCTGGGTGTGTTTATGTTCTTCTATGTCTTTGCTGCAGAAATGGCCACGGATCCATTAGCCTGATTTGTCACAGCAGGAGCACCCCAAAGATCTCTTATCAGCACAACGTACCTCTCGAGTGGCGAGTCTGTCGCTCATCTCCTCCGCCTTTGCAACGTCCCCTTCAGCTATGGCCGTCTCTATGCTCTTTTCTAGGCCGGACtgcaaaagagagaaaaaaaaatcttcttTTTTGGGGAGGAAATAAGGGTAGTGAGGAAGAAAAATCAAAGAGTAACTTCAAAAGTCCCCAGGGCCGTATTTTTAATACGACTGCCATTACTACAAATATGTAGATTTCTCCTCAGAAATGAAAACCTTTTTGATTGGATATTAGAGGGGAAATCTTAAAAATGCTACAGGAGATTACCAAACATAAATGTGACTTTAATTACAAATTTCCATTACGGGACGAAGCAGAGCATTCTGATCGAAAGGCACGTCTGCTGTGATGAGCCTATCTAAGAAAGCAGACCACCAGATGTCTTCAGCACCAAAATGTCatcatgttaaaataaaatatatcatgAGGAAGCTGCAACTACAACTGTGTCTCCTCTGATGAAATATTTAAGAACTAAAAATACTGCATATAGATGACAGCAAAAGCGAAGAGTATTGTtcactttaaaataataatttgcacGATACGCCATCACTCCCATAACCAGCTATAATTAATTATTATCGGTTGGCAttgattattaacaatattaaaatttATCTTTTGTACCCTAAGAGCAAAACTGACAGACCTTCATTATTTTCGGCAAATAAATTATATATGAATTATAAGGAACTGCATTTGAGGGATTGAGGGTGCCTCATTATATTAATGAAAAAAGTTTTGGTTTAATTCAGCTGGTTAATCATTTCAGTCATTATCCTTTCAGAGTTGCTACAGTCAATGTGGATACATCAGTCCAATCttaatttatttacataaaagaaatacaccCCAAATAATTAAGACAatcatttcaaattaaaatgagaaCAGTTGTTATTCTCTGGGTCATCTTAAAATGCTCGTCAAGCTCGCACACATTGTGCTTCATTTGCAGTTTCTTTGTACTTAAATTGTaatattaaaatgcataattgcgAAATGTTCATGGATTTCTTGAAGTTATTTCTCCAACCCTCCTTTCTTCTGCGAAGCAAAATATGGGTTTTTATGAGGATTTGCACAGAAGAGGAGAAACTTAGATCTCACTTTAATCTCAACCACACAAGAAAGGAGTGTCTCTAATCGTATCACTAAATGTAGCTGAACATAATCTTTAATATtcttttcaatgtcaggttgagtaTCCAAACGGATTCTTCTAATCCATATGTCATATCGCATAAAACAATAAAAGGACACAGTGGCACGGAACCACAAAAGGATTTGACAGGGGTGTTTCCAACAGTCACCGCAGACAAGGTCTTAAACCTTGCAATCAGATAACATGGAATGCAGAAGGTTTTATTACCTTCTGTGGGGGGTTGGAACTTGCAGGGGGATAAAATCGATCATTTACACCAAAATACTGCTTAAGCCCATCCCAGTGCTTCTCCGACTTCTCCTGCCACTGACACCTGGCAGGAAATGGTAAAATGTATAGTCAGTATTCTGCAAATTACAAATCAATGTACTTATTTTCtatatactaaaacattttggtacctTGTCTCTATTGGCTCTTCGCTTTTTGTTCCTGTCAGATGACAAAACAGACACTGTTATACATACAAACATTTACAGTAGGAAAAAATGGTTCTATATTTTAAGTGCATCCattaagtattcacagtgcttctgttttgcaacattgttttatgTTACAGcagtattccaaaatggaatacatccatttttgtcctcaaaattctacagacaataccccataatgacaatgtgaaagttttgtttttgtttattttaatttgcaaATGTATCAAAACTAAAAAAtcgcatgtacataagtatttacagcctcaatactttgttgatgcaactTTGCCAACAATTACAGCCTCGAGTTGTTTTATTTGAATACTATGTGATGGTATGCGATGATGCTATGcgatgatgcacctttggcaacaattaccaattttttattttaatactatgcgatgaggtggtgacttgtccaaagCGTACCCTGCCATCcgccggaatgcagctgagataggctacaggaCCCGCCgcaacccagaaagggacaagcggtagaaaaatggatggatggactatgccacaggcttggcacacctatgtttgggcagtttcacccattcttctttgcagcacctctcaagctcctttAGGTTGGATGGCAaaggttggttttcatccagagtttttaaggacaaaaatgaatgtattcaattttagaataaggctgtaacatagaagcatttaagtcccgtcttaaaactaatttatatactctagcctttgaatagaccccccttttagaccagttgatccgccgtctcttttctgctctgctcccctctccttcgtggaggggggggggggcacagattaggtgaccacagatgaggcactagctgttcaaagtcgggacccggggtggaccactcatctgtgcatcagtttaggacgtctctgcgctgctgacttgtctccacccaagacgatctccggctggccccactatggactggactctctcactatgatTTAGATCCACTCGAAgttcattgcaccggtcgcccaatcaatcaatcaaagattatttatatagcccaaaatcatgagtgtctcaaagggctgcacaagccacaacgacaaatatatatatatatatatatatatgtatgtcgtttctagcgcttgtccctttcggggccgctgggggtgctggagcctatctcagctgcattcgggcggaaggcgggggtacactctggacaagtcgccacctcaaaatTAACATTGTAAAAGTAGAACTTTCAGTGCAtctagaaagtattcacagtgcttctctTTTTCCACAAtgtgttatcaatcaatcaatcaatcaatcaatcacgagtgtctcaaagggatgcacaagccacaacaacatacatacacacatatatatatatatatatatatatatatatatatatatatatatatatatatatatatatatatatatatattatatatatatatatatatatatatatatatatatatattaacccaatgtacatatataatatatatatatatatatatatatatatatatatatatatatatatatatatatatatatatatatatatatattaacccaatgtacatatatatatatatatatattaacccaatgcggcccctgagtcgttgtggcttgtgcagccctttgagacactcgtgattttgggctatataaataatctttgattgattgataacacaTTGTGGAAAAagggaagcactgtgaatacgTTCTATCTAGTTGCACTGAAAGTTCTACTTTTACAATGTTAATTTTGagatagcgacttgtccagggtgtccccccccctccccccgttccgtccgaatgcagctgagataggctccagcaccctccggacaagcggtaggaatttggatggatggatggatggatgggatgttgCTGCGTAGTTTGTCGTGGTGTTATGAATAAGACTAGCAGACCTAAAGGAAAATCAACAAAATACAGTGAATAAACTATgcttgctataaaaaaaaaaagccaccttTTTTGCGTCGCCGTCTTTTCCCTTTCCCCTGCGTCTTCATGTCATCTTTCTTTCCACGGAGCTCATTGAATTTCTTAAACACATACAGAGCAGTCCGTTTGTAAGAGTCCTGAATGACACGATCACGGAGGAATGATAAACAACATACTTGCCACATTTCCTGGGATATACCAGGCAGGTTGCATATAGGCGATTCGATGCTGGCATTGATGACAGCGTTTGCTCGCGTTCCTGCCAGAGAGCCATCATTGTCCCTTGCAGGACTCCCCCTCTCTTCTCCGGCTTTATTCTCCTGCTCCTCTTCTTCGTCGTCTGGACTCAGCTCTTCTTCTGTTAAACCCTTAGGCAGAAGACCACTGTACATATTAACATACCTTAGGTTACGGAATGCATACAAGTTTCATGTAATGTAATGAAACGCGAAGAAATTGCAGACAAATTCAAGATTAAACCAGCAGCCGTGAAAATAAGTTCGCATTTCCGGGTAAACATGCTGACGTCACGGTGACGTAGGGTCTAGTTGGACGAGTCAGATTGAGCAATGCTGAGCAAAAGACATAAGGATAGTTAATAAAAATCATACTTATGATAAAAGATaacatataataaataaacaaataataattacattgaATTTGAATCAAATTGTATTGGGTACGGAAGATATCAATACGTGGTGAAGTACGATGAAGACTACAAGCCCCAGAATGCAATGTATTGAGTTGTGCCGCTGCTCACATTGCTGCACAAAGAACATTTCTATGCTGGCGCTTACTTATCACGTGTGATAATGACAACTCATTAACGCTCATGGTGTGTATTTCAACAACGAGGTAATTGTTTGACTGTGAAATAAGAAATATTTAATGTCTTTCTAGGAGAAATTGCTCTCTAAATCTTTCCCAAAAAGGTTAGCTAACGAGCTACTCAGTTAGGTTTTGGTTGATATAGTTAGTtacatcgattcacatccgaatcgcgattctttttcatcccgattttaaatcagattacaatatatatatttgtatttatttatttgtattataaatTAGTAAATATTATACACACACGGATCCGGCCCGccggcgtccaaaatccggctcgCGGGAAgttctaagtaaaaaaaaaaagtattatttatttatttatcatttatacattttttattataatttttaaaaatctatcCTTTCTAATCAATTGTTTTAcccttgttactctctgtgtctcctagccacggaggcaaatcattttgtctaaaaatgcattttcccatcaataatgtgacatcgtcgcgctcggaatatatatatatatatatatatatatatatatatatatatatatatatatatatatatatatatatatatatatatatatatatatatatatatatataatatgtgccGTTGAGCCTTTCTCTAAGTAAAATggcctatgcttgcgttgtttttggCCGTACAAACCATTCAAATTGCGAAAAGGATAAACAttccttcagagttcctcgagatgaAATCAAGAAGAGTGAAAgagtgcaataataataataataataatacctgggatttatatagcgcttttctaaatacccaaagtcgctttacatgtgtgtgtgtgtgtgtgggggggggggggggggggggattaaaacaactttattaggaaaagaaactaagaaaagaaaaaagaaaaaaataataaagaaacaccaagggcagggtcagtttggaaaggctaatgtgaagaggtgagtttttagggtggttttgaaggtagggagggagggggcatctctgatgtgcctggggagagcgttccagagagagggggcagccacggagaaggccctgtcgccccaggttcggcgcctggtcttggggacctccaggaggccagcatcactagacctgagggaacgggacgggacgtgtggctggaggaggtcagagaggtagggtggagccaggttatggagtgccttgtaggtggtgaggagtattttaaaggggattctgtatttgacaggcagccagtggaggtcatgaaggacaggtgtgatgtgctctctggagcgggttccggtgagcaggcgggcagcggagttctggacatattgcagtttattgAGGGTTTGGGAAGTGATGCAAGGAGTCAaaaggagcagagtcgaagaacgaAAGATTTTGCAGTGACCTCTTCGTAAAAAGGTTTGATTGATGTATTTTTACATGTTTCTTATTGTCTTTTGAATTATTATcttgaattttttgtatttaatcttCCACAAACAGAAACCAGAAAGTCAGGCTCAATAATACTTAATCAGGAAAGGTACTTCTACGTCTCCtatcttgtttattttgtacacaaatgtgtcagaGTACATTTGACAACAGGACAAACATTTAATATGGTGATAAATTAATAATTGTTAGTTTGTTAAATGGATATGCAGCCACGAATgtcatatttatccgggagagttttgataccaatttccttgacccagccacacacaaagaatttGTAGGCCTACgtgtttttccaagttttcatctgttttgtcgtgtagaatgacgtctggagcacaagatagttcGATATATCTCGGAATCCCCCCCCCCAAcaacggataatccttgatatcaaaggacaaatctttttttgataaagtttaGGGATTCCATGGCAGAGGTTGAGTTGTTGcacgtatctgctttttgcaggaatatCTACCGTAGGCCCATTGTGTACTAAAAAGTCAGTGcactgcttgctgcacaacagcacCTGACAGAATACAAGCAATAGCAACATACTGTAGTTACTACTTGCTGGCCAATGAACCAATAGAGGTCCTGTCTGTTTTGACGCTCTACAATAAAGAGAGGTTTTGTATGAAGTGTAAAATGTTAATGTgaattttttacttgtttttgttt of Entelurus aequoreus isolate RoL-2023_Sb linkage group LG09, RoL_Eaeq_v1.1, whole genome shotgun sequence contains these proteins:
- the fam204a gene encoding protein FAM204A, which gives rise to MYSGLLPKGLTEEELSPDDEEEEQENKAGEERGSPARDNDGSLAGTRANAVINASIESPICNLPGISQEMWQKFNELRGKKDDMKTQGKGKRRRRKKGTKSEEPIETRCQWQEKSEKHWDGLKQYFGVNDRFYPPASSNPPQKSGLEKSIETAIAEGDVAKAEEMSDRLATRELAVKIAEATGCRDYVQCKQEEDALRAAKKRKKQIAWGFEAKKRWETKSNMGYM